Part of the Candidatus Chlorohelix allophototropha genome, AGGCGGAGCGGTTGTTCTCCCGCGCTCTGGAGATTTTCACCAAGAAGCTCGGTTCACAACATCCTTCTACCCAAATCACGAAGAGATGGTTGGCGCAGGTGCGGGGTTCGGGTTCGTAGGGGCGTTGGTTAATACCGGGCGCATCGGAATGTGCCCTGCTGCCTGTACCCTGAAAGGGTATGCCCCGGATGGGGGATACCCCGAACGGCGCAATGATACGTTGGTTTGGCACAAACACGGGGATTGTGGCACACACACGAACCGATGAGATTCGGGTTCGTAGGGGCGTATTTGAATACGCCCTCTGGTCTATTTACGAATTAATTTCTTAAAGTTCCCTAGTCCCTTGTCTCCGAGGTAGGTTCGTGGTTAGGAGGCGCGAACCTCAGCCTCGACTATCACCTTACCGGCTTTCTCAAAGTTCAGTGTCACGGACACTTTCTGACCAACCGTTAGTGGTTGCTTGACTCCGATTAACATGATGTGCAGACCGCCGGGAGCAAGCGTCAGCGAACCGTTCGCCGGTACGGGCGCAGTTTCGGCAAGCACCATTTTTGAATTGACAAAGGTGTGAACTTCAACCGCATCGGCAATGCTGGTTTGTCCGCCCAATAGCTTGTCGGCTTCTGCGCCACTGTTATTGATGGTCAAAAACATCCCGGTCGAGACCATCGCGCTTGCGCCGGGAGTACCCATCGCCATTGTGGTGGCGGCAGCGGTGGTAGCCATTCCACCCGCCATTGTGGTAGTAGCCGGTTTGGGAGCGTTGATATACGCGCCGCTAACCTGAATCTTTCCGGCAGCAGCGGCAGTGGTTGCGCCAGCGGCAGTAGTGGCAGCCGCAGTAGTGGCGGCAGGCACCGGAGTAGCAGTATTATCACCGCAAGCC contains:
- a CDS encoding copper chaperone PCu(A)C, with translation MRFFKTGSFFMVLLLVLAACGDNTATPVPAATTAAATTAAGATTAAAAGKIQVSGAYINAPKPATTTMAGGMATTAAATTMAMGTPGASAMVSTGMFLTINNSGAEADKLLGGQTSIADAVEVHTFVNSKMVLAETAPVPANGSLTLAPGGLHIMLIGVKQPLTVGQKVSVTLNFEKAGKVIVEAEVRAS